The following are encoded together in the Rana temporaria chromosome 12, aRanTem1.1, whole genome shotgun sequence genome:
- the PRELID3B gene encoding PRELI domain containing protein 3B, with translation MKIWTSEHVFDHPWETVTTAAMQKYPNPMNPSVVGVDVLDRHVDNSGKLHSDRLLSTEWGMPSLVKSIIGATRTRTYVQEHSVVDPAEKTMELKSTNITFTNMVSVDERLVYKPHPQDDKKTVLTQEAIISVKGVSLSSYLEGMMANTISTNASKGRDALEWVIGKLNTELEDLKATTRGGIRTTMAAAAFVEE, from the exons CCACCCATGGGAAACAGTCACAACAGCAGCCATGCAGAAGTACCCCAACCCCATGAACCCCAGTGTGGTTGGCGTGGATGTATTGGACAGACACGTGGATAACAGTGGGAAGTTACACAGTGACCGGCTGCTGAGCACGGAGTGGGGAATGCCTTCTTTAGTGAAATCG attattGGGGCAACCAGAACAAGAACGTACGTTCAAGAACATTCAGTGGTTGATCCTGCTGAAAAAACAATGGAACTAAAATCAACAAAT ATCACATTCACAAATATGGTGTCTGTGGATGAAAGACTAGTGTACAAGCCACATCCTCAGGATGACAAAAA GACCGTTCTTACTCAGGAAGCGATCATATCTGTGAAAGGTGTCAGTCTAAGCAGCTATTTAGAGGGAATGATGGCCAATACCATTTCTACCAATGCCAGTAAG GGCCGGGACGCTCTGGAGTGGGTGATTGGCAAACTAAACACCGAACTTGAGGATCTGAAGGCGACAACAAGAGGGGGCATCAGGACGACCATGGCAGCAGCGGCCTTTGTAGAGGAATGA